The following proteins are co-located in the Natator depressus isolate rNatDep1 chromosome 4, rNatDep2.hap1, whole genome shotgun sequence genome:
- the MFAP3L gene encoding microfibrillar-associated protein 3-like: protein MNMLNNHYFLNFLPTTLFPYLFILLAALTAAEDVTSSILNHTDMNLGSVPVIISIVDHITVKEGKSALIDCNVQGNPAPRYKWYNSNGCLLKEEENSGKWWFLDNGLLNITSVSFDDRGKYTCVASNIYGTVNNTVTLRVVFTSGDMGIYYMIVCLVAFTIVMILNITRLCMMSSHLKKTEKAINEFFRTEGAEKLQKAFEIAKRIPIITSAKTLELAKVTQFKTMEFARYIEELARSVPLPPLIMNCRTIMEEIMEVVGLEEQGQNFVQQAAEGQESTDGEDMFMIPNALKRSDSLTADSEASSLHEQPQQIAIKVSVHQLSKKDCIDDQSQDCVQSEIKEEEIPQTPASPTDPVPEPSTELNSNDIALATDKNTCFIYESHV from the exons ATGAACATGCTGAACAACCACTACTTTTTGAACTTCTTGCCTACCACACTTTTTCCCTACCTTTTCATCTTGTTAGCAGCTTTGACAGCTGCTGAGGATGTGACTAGTAGCATTTTAAATCACACTGACATGAACCTGGGATCTGTACCTGTGATTATCTCCATAGTTGATCATATTACAGTCAAGGAAGGGAAGAGTGCCTTGATTGACTGCAATGTCCAAGGAAATCCTGCTCCACGGTACAAATGGTACAATTCCAATGGTTGTTTGCTGAAGGAAGAAGAGAACAGTG GAAAATGGTGGTTTCTTGACAATGGGCTACTGAACATTACCAGCGTGTCTTTTGACGACAGAGGTAAATACACATGTGTTGCTTCTAACATCTATGGCACTGTGAATAATACTGTGACTCTGAGGGTCGTCTTTACCTCCGGAGATATGGGGATCTATTACATGATTGTCTGCCTTGTAGCTTTTACCATTGTTATGATCTTGAACATTACCAGGCTGTGTATGATGAGCAGCCATCTGAAGAAAACTGAGAAAGCAATCAATGAGTTTTTCAGAACAGAAGGAGCAGAGAAACTACAAAAAGCCTTTGAGATTGCTAAGCGTATCCCAATCATCACCTCAGCCAAAACGCTTGAGCTTGCCAAAGTAACCCAGTTCAAGACCATGGAATTTGCTCGCTACATTGAGGAACTTGCCCGAAGTGTTCCTCTGCCACCTCTCATCATGAACTGCAGGACTATAATGGAAGAAATCATGGAGGTGGTTGGCTTGGAAGAACAGGGACAGAACTTTGTACAGCAAGCAGCAGAAGGCCAGGAGTCTACTGATGGAGAGGATATGTTTATGATCCCTAATGCACTAAAGCGCAGCGACTCTCTCACAGCTGACTCTGAGGCATCATCACTGCATGAACAACCACAGCAGATTGCGATAAAAGTGTCAGTTCATCAACTGTCCAAAAAGGACTGTATAGATGACCAGTCACAAGACTGTGTGCAATCAGAAATTAAGGAAGAAGAGATTCCTCAAACACCAGCATCTCCTACTGATCCAGTTCCTGAGCCTTCTACTGAACTAAACTCCAATGATATAGCATTGGCAACTGACAAAAATACGTGTTTTATTTATGAAAGCCATGTATGA